The Priestia aryabhattai genome includes a window with the following:
- a CDS encoding lipase family protein, whose product MMRIEPLFDRPLALNLLYACVLAYKQYAQGGTFDVPESYRLVKSFKASAVGVQEWFGFILESDESIVIAFRGTQSEADWIADARIRQCPYPYNQQAGLVHEGFLAVYESCRDEIFETYQSLPPKPLYITGHSLGGALAILHALDVATNASFPEVTMYNYGAPRVGDPQFVQTYTNLVSNSRCFVNTTDTVPKIPPKRLYSPSTKQIIYYDQDPLQLSFTIQTGSTVGNHNPQTYSVGIWMMADYPILVQK is encoded by the coding sequence ATGATGAGAATAGAGCCTTTATTTGATCGTCCTTTAGCTTTAAACCTTCTTTATGCGTGCGTCTTAGCTTATAAGCAATACGCACAGGGAGGCACATTTGATGTACCTGAAAGCTATAGGCTTGTTAAATCGTTTAAAGCTTCTGCCGTAGGGGTGCAAGAGTGGTTTGGTTTTATTTTAGAATCCGATGAATCCATTGTGATTGCCTTTCGAGGAACTCAATCCGAGGCAGACTGGATTGCTGATGCCCGCATTAGGCAGTGCCCTTACCCATACAATCAACAAGCTGGTCTCGTCCATGAAGGTTTTTTAGCGGTTTACGAATCATGCCGTGATGAAATTTTTGAAACGTATCAATCGCTTCCCCCCAAGCCGCTTTATATAACGGGGCATAGCTTAGGTGGTGCACTTGCTATTCTTCATGCCTTAGACGTCGCCACAAACGCATCTTTTCCAGAGGTTACAATGTACAACTATGGAGCTCCTCGAGTAGGTGATCCTCAATTCGTTCAAACATACACAAATCTTGTTTCAAATAGCCGCTGTTTTGTTAACACGACGGATACGGTTCCTAAAATCCCTCCGAAGCGACTTTATTCCCCTTCCACCAAGCAAATAATTTATTACGATCAAGACCCTCTTCAACTCTCGTTTACGATTCAAACAGGTTCTACCGTAGGGAACCATAATCCCCAAACATACAGTGTTGGTATTTGGATGATGGCGGACTATCCTATTTTGGTCCAAAAATAA
- a CDS encoding DinB family protein, translating to MNKNEQFRNDVLSSVESLSYEQLNQQPASNTWSVMQVLEHLYLMERMIVSRIKDQLENGVDQPTEEKPFHLAVDRSRKLDAPAQVTPSNEKQKLEEMKSKLAESRAALVELEKTASEDKLKQKSFPHPVFGLMDLKQWIDFIGYHEKRHQEQIEEIKTAIGA from the coding sequence ATGAACAAGAATGAACAGTTTCGAAATGACGTATTGAGCAGTGTAGAATCATTATCGTATGAACAATTAAATCAGCAGCCAGCATCTAATACATGGAGTGTTATGCAAGTATTAGAACATTTATATTTGATGGAGCGCATGATTGTTTCACGTATAAAAGATCAGTTAGAAAATGGTGTAGATCAGCCGACTGAAGAAAAGCCATTTCATTTAGCAGTAGACCGTTCACGAAAATTAGATGCACCAGCACAGGTTACACCGTCTAATGAAAAGCAGAAGCTAGAAGAAATGAAAAGTAAGCTGGCAGAATCAAGAGCGGCTTTAGTAGAGCTAGAAAAAACAGCAAGTGAAGATAAGCTAAAACAAAAGTCGTTTCCACATCCTGTATTTGGATTAATGGATTTAAAGCAATGGATTGACTTTATTGGTTATCACGAAAAGCGCCATCAAGAACAAATAGAAGAAATCAAAACAGCAATTGGTGCATAA
- a CDS encoding DUF4176 domain-containing protein encodes MKKIKLILCVTAIVFLALAGCSTNTSSENKNDEEKKTEEKTNIQKENTSQPTKKNVDVDTSKLLPIGTVVKLKNVEKLVMIYGQNQKQESSQKIFDYVSVPYPEGNISSDYNVFFDRSRIEKVLYKGYDTPEGEKFLEEQDKQSSSKGM; translated from the coding sequence ATGTGTTACAGCGATAGTCTTCTTGGCGTTAGCAGGATGTTCGACAAACACTTCTAGTGAGAATAAAAACGATGAAGAGAAGAAGACAGAGGAAAAAACGAATATTCAAAAAGAAAATACGTCTCAACCTACCAAGAAGAATGTGGACGTAGACACTTCTAAATTGTTACCAATTGGAACAGTTGTCAAGCTGAAGAATGTAGAGAAGCTAGTGATGATTTATGGACAAAATCAAAAGCAAGAGTCAAGTCAGAAAATCTTTGATTATGTATCAGTACCTTATCCTGAAGGTAATATTTCTAGTGATTACAATGTGTTTTTTGATCGAAGCCGTATTGAAAAAGTACTATATAAAGGCTACGATACTCCTGAAGGAGAAAAATTTCTAGAGGAGCAAGATAAACAATCGTCTTCTAAAGGAATGTAA
- a CDS encoding M20 family metallopeptidase — translation MKQLINETINKLQDTFYDVSKYIGQNPELGHEEFKACKALTDVLKEQRFTVEMGTCDLPTAFTAVYDSQKPGPSIGFMAEYDALPDLGHACGHNLIGTMSIAAGIGLSKAVAETGGKIYVYGTPAEETRGGKVTMAEQGIFNHLDVAMMVHPYYCHQKSGRSLAMDAIQFEFFGKSAHAAAAPHEGINALDGVLQTFNSINALRQHVKPDVRIHGVITEGGKAANVVPDYAVAQFYVRASTRAYVDEVTDKVKACANSAALATGTELKISNYEFSYDDMQTNQTLSDVYTKNLISLGVSEQSITEDQGDHGSLDMGNVSQVVPAIHPYIQICDDYFVCHTHEFREAALSEQGREAMILGAKTMALTGYDVLTNQTLLQKIKEEFSAIK, via the coding sequence ATGAAACAACTAATAAATGAAACAATTAATAAATTACAGGATACATTTTACGATGTAAGCAAATATATTGGACAAAACCCTGAGCTTGGCCACGAAGAATTCAAAGCGTGCAAAGCATTAACGGATGTTTTAAAAGAACAAAGGTTCACAGTTGAAATGGGCACATGTGACTTGCCAACGGCTTTTACTGCTGTTTATGACAGTCAAAAGCCAGGTCCATCGATTGGATTCATGGCTGAGTACGATGCACTGCCGGATCTCGGACATGCATGCGGACATAACTTAATTGGAACAATGTCAATCGCAGCTGGTATCGGTCTTAGTAAAGCAGTAGCAGAAACAGGCGGTAAAATATACGTATACGGCACGCCTGCAGAGGAAACACGGGGCGGCAAAGTAACGATGGCTGAACAAGGTATTTTTAATCATTTAGACGTAGCGATGATGGTGCATCCTTATTACTGTCACCAAAAAAGCGGGCGTTCTCTTGCGATGGATGCCATTCAGTTTGAGTTTTTCGGGAAATCTGCGCACGCAGCTGCTGCTCCTCATGAAGGAATCAACGCGTTAGACGGCGTATTACAAACGTTCAACAGTATTAATGCGCTTCGCCAGCATGTGAAGCCAGATGTACGCATCCATGGAGTGATTACAGAGGGAGGCAAGGCAGCCAACGTTGTACCTGATTATGCAGTAGCGCAATTTTATGTCCGCGCCTCAACTCGTGCATATGTAGATGAAGTGACAGATAAGGTGAAGGCTTGTGCAAATAGTGCTGCTCTAGCAACAGGAACAGAATTAAAAATCTCAAACTATGAGTTTTCTTATGATGATATGCAAACGAATCAAACATTATCTGATGTCTATACAAAAAATCTAATCTCATTAGGCGTGAGTGAACAAAGCATTACAGAAGACCAAGGCGATCATGGATCTTTAGATATGGGGAATGTAAGCCAAGTTGTTCCGGCTATTCATCCGTATATTCAAATTTGTGATGATTATTTTGTTTGTCATACGCACGAATTTAGAGAAGCAGCTTTAAGTGAGCAGGGAAGAGAAGCAATGATACTCGGTGCAAAAACAATGGCATTAACAGGGTATGATGTATTAACAAATCAAACGTTGCTTCAAAAAATCAAAGAAGAATTTAGTGCTATAAAGTAA
- a CDS encoding ferritin-like domain-containing protein translates to MNKAVNDEFSAIHYYTRLAELAPNNQFRQAILGIRQDEIKHFDWFSKAYCDLSSSYPQISLNIKLPNTFQEGISESIKDEVETVPFYQSIAGRITNARIQSRIFRAASDEQRHGQIFRSIQSHSSY, encoded by the coding sequence ATAAATAAAGCTGTAAACGATGAGTTTTCTGCTATTCACTACTATACACGCCTAGCAGAGCTGGCTCCTAATAATCAATTTCGACAAGCTATATTAGGTATTCGGCAGGATGAAATTAAACACTTTGACTGGTTTTCTAAAGCCTATTGTGATTTATCGAGTAGCTATCCACAAATTTCATTAAATATAAAACTGCCAAATACTTTTCAAGAAGGGATCTCTGAATCCATTAAAGACGAGGTAGAAACCGTTCCATTTTATCAATCAATCGCTGGAAGAATCACAAATGCTCGGATTCAAAGCCGCATTTTTCGAGCCGCAAGCGATGAACAGCGCCACGGTCAAATTTTTCGAAGCATTCAGTCCCATTCCTCATACTAA
- a CDS encoding B12-binding domain-containing protein produces the protein MIESIERLTELLLSGNQDEAWNIVWKKRQQGFDTFYIFQQFISVSMAQIGMMWEEDEISVADEHLATTTCDYVLSRYQLCIRQEVIKNEKKVCFCV, from the coding sequence TTGATTGAAAGCATAGAACGCTTGACTGAACTACTGTTATCAGGGAATCAAGATGAAGCTTGGAATATTGTGTGGAAAAAAAGACAGCAGGGTTTCGATACATTTTATATTTTTCAGCAATTCATTTCAGTGTCAATGGCTCAAATCGGTATGATGTGGGAAGAAGATGAAATTTCAGTGGCTGATGAACATTTAGCTACTACTACCTGTGACTATGTTTTGTCACGCTATCAATTGTGTATAAGACAAGAAGTTATTAAAAATGAAAAAAAGGTCTGTTTTTGTGTATAG
- the corA gene encoding magnesium/cobalt transporter CorA, giving the protein MIKIVAKTKEGAIKEVEMNEIRSSHDFQWYWVDFYNPTDEEKKQLEQFNFHPLAVEDCLNQGQRAKFELYDEHYFLVYYALHKEELEHLEVSAFVGDNFLVTYHLDKLTSVARVWELIKKDPEATEDGTWDIMYELLDHTVDEYFPVLYKFEDHIDDIEDNAKDEPMDELMRQLYDIRSDLSRMRRILNPMRDLMYRIMSTNALKAKEQVRYFNDIYDHLLNMIEIMQASRDLSNDIRESFMSINSDRMNSIMFTLTLMSAIFLPLTFIAGLYGMNFSYMPELTGKYNYFIILGVMIGLVGVMVFAFYKMGWFKYRKGPKL; this is encoded by the coding sequence ATGATTAAAATTGTAGCTAAAACCAAAGAAGGGGCTATTAAAGAAGTAGAAATGAATGAGATTCGTTCAAGCCATGACTTTCAATGGTATTGGGTTGATTTTTACAACCCTACCGATGAAGAAAAAAAGCAACTTGAACAATTCAATTTTCATCCCTTAGCAGTTGAAGACTGTTTAAATCAAGGTCAGCGGGCTAAATTCGAGTTGTATGACGAGCATTATTTTTTAGTCTATTATGCACTTCATAAAGAAGAGCTTGAGCACTTAGAAGTGTCTGCTTTTGTAGGGGATAACTTTTTAGTCACTTACCATCTGGATAAGCTAACGAGCGTGGCTAGGGTGTGGGAGCTTATCAAAAAAGACCCTGAGGCTACCGAAGATGGAACGTGGGATATCATGTATGAACTCTTAGATCATACGGTTGATGAATATTTCCCTGTGCTTTATAAATTTGAAGATCACATAGACGACATTGAAGACAATGCAAAAGACGAGCCGATGGACGAATTAATGAGGCAGCTTTATGACATCCGAAGTGATTTGTCACGAATGCGCCGCATTTTGAATCCTATGAGAGATTTAATGTATCGTATTATGTCAACCAATGCGTTAAAAGCAAAAGAGCAGGTTCGCTATTTTAATGATATTTATGATCATTTATTAAATATGATTGAAATTATGCAGGCGAGCAGGGATTTATCAAATGATATCCGAGAAAGTTTTATGTCCATTAACTCGGACCGTATGAATTCAATTATGTTTACGCTAACGCTGATGTCAGCTATTTTCTTACCCTTAACGTTTATTGCTGGCCTTTATGGCATGAACTTTTCATACATGCCGGAACTGACAGGGAAATATAATTATTTTATTATACTAGGCGTGATGATTGGGCTTGTAGGCGTAATGGTATTTGCCTTTTATAAAATGGGATGGTTCAAGTATCGAAAAGGACCTAAACTATAA
- a CDS encoding response regulator, translated as MIKVLIVEDDPMVAQFNQKYIEEIEGFTVVAVAHSGHEALGKVNEYQVDLVLLDIFMPGQNGLRVLQEIRTKQEEIDVIFITAASDAQTIQQALRYGAIDYLIKPFTFERFYQALSAYKQTFRTLKQQPQLNQQELDGLLSNKKIKEVPVEPLPKGLTTGTLEVIIEAIEYLKNHPFSTDDVAEKTGISRVSIRKYLKFLTDIGLLGERMTYGTIGRPVYAYLYNEQNRHLLHHYLIDFEK; from the coding sequence TTGATTAAAGTATTAATTGTTGAAGATGACCCAATGGTTGCTCAGTTTAATCAAAAGTACATTGAAGAGATAGAGGGATTTACAGTGGTCGCTGTTGCTCATTCGGGTCATGAAGCCTTGGGGAAGGTAAATGAATATCAAGTTGATTTAGTGCTGCTTGATATCTTTATGCCTGGGCAAAATGGTTTGAGAGTTTTACAAGAGATTCGAACAAAACAAGAGGAAATAGACGTTATTTTTATCACCGCTGCTTCGGATGCCCAAACGATTCAGCAAGCTTTACGCTACGGAGCGATTGATTATCTGATTAAGCCTTTTACGTTTGAACGCTTTTATCAAGCACTTTCGGCTTACAAACAAACATTTCGTACGTTAAAACAGCAACCTCAGCTCAATCAACAGGAATTAGACGGGCTGCTGTCTAATAAAAAAATAAAAGAAGTTCCGGTAGAGCCGTTGCCTAAGGGTCTAACGACAGGAACATTAGAAGTCATCATAGAAGCCATTGAGTATCTTAAAAATCACCCTTTTTCAACTGATGATGTAGCTGAAAAAACGGGAATTTCAAGAGTGTCTATTCGAAAATATTTAAAATTTCTAACAGATATAGGTCTTCTGGGGGAAAGAATGACTTACGGCACAATAGGACGTCCTGTTTATGCGTACTTATATAATGAACAAAACCGTCACTTGCTGCATCATTACCTCATTGACTTTGAAAAGTGA
- a CDS encoding cobalamin B12-binding domain-containing protein, translating into MCIENEQHFLDIKMISILFEEHGWQTKLLGADSPLLHARHTVEQWKPDLVGISFSLTHYIEKANEYIKGLQKTKHQPLILVGGRVVSNYKFPLIQTNQVRFIAQLEELKELFHYQSIRGIKVVDY; encoded by the coding sequence TTGTGTATAGAGAATGAACAGCATTTTTTAGATATAAAAATGATTTCCATTCTATTTGAGGAGCACGGATGGCAGACGAAACTTTTAGGAGCAGATTCTCCGCTTTTACATGCAAGGCATACTGTTGAACAATGGAAACCTGATTTAGTAGGAATTTCGTTCAGTTTGACTCATTATATAGAAAAAGCAAACGAATATATAAAAGGATTACAAAAGACAAAACATCAGCCGCTTATTTTAGTTGGAGGCCGAGTTGTTTCAAACTATAAGTTTCCTCTTATTCAAACAAATCAAGTTCGATTTATTGCACAGCTAGAGGAGTTGAAAGAGCTTTTTCATTATCAATCAATTAGGGGGATTAAGGTTGTCGACTATTAA
- the dcuS gene encoding DcuS/MalK family sensor histidine kinase: MGLRSITVLLVCMVVILSLLLTDLLVSNSIGKNIRDQQAEKARTIATIISESTNVKEGLETKTPQSIQEFTKRIREKSSVLFIVVMDMNGIRQSHPDPKKIGKRFAGGDEQKSLHGKSYVSVSKGTLDKSLRAFAPIYNEKNQQIGAVAVGISLNNVNEAIRDGHRRIVLGSLIGLLVGVLGAILLANYIKKILFGLEPSEIAKILEERSTMLQSVREGVIAVDKEGNITLANRSARRLFVKAGLAPEPIGLSIREYMPSSRLDDVLSTGESHYDEEQVINGVAIVVNRVPLVVNEEIVGALSTFRDKTEVNILAEQLTGVKMYVEALRAQSHEFMNKLHVILGMVQMNYYDELKTYIHQLINHRLDESSSVTKSIKDHALAGFLMGKMSYAREESVELTFSADEVIPEPSDPHVTHHLITIIGNLIDNAIDSVCHQASKKVSVMLVYKNNKLTIQVMDTGCGIPSDIMNQIFKKGFSTKGTSRGFGLHLVKQTIDELGGQIVIDSFINSGTTFYIDIPYETRRDQVD, translated from the coding sequence ATGGGGCTGCGAAGCATCACGGTGCTGCTTGTATGCATGGTGGTGATTCTATCGCTATTGTTAACGGATTTATTAGTTAGCAATTCAATTGGAAAAAATATTCGAGATCAACAGGCTGAAAAAGCTCGGACTATTGCTACGATTATTTCGGAATCAACGAACGTGAAAGAAGGACTAGAGACAAAAACACCTCAGTCAATTCAAGAATTTACTAAACGAATTCGTGAAAAATCAAGCGTCTTGTTTATCGTTGTTATGGATATGAACGGAATTCGTCAATCTCACCCAGATCCTAAAAAGATAGGAAAGAGGTTTGCTGGAGGAGATGAGCAAAAGTCATTGCACGGGAAATCTTATGTATCTGTATCAAAAGGAACGCTTGATAAATCTCTGCGCGCTTTTGCACCTATTTATAATGAAAAAAATCAACAGATTGGCGCAGTAGCTGTTGGAATTTCTTTGAATAATGTAAATGAAGCAATTAGAGATGGGCATCGTCGTATTGTTTTAGGTTCATTAATTGGTTTGCTTGTAGGAGTTCTTGGTGCTATTTTATTAGCGAATTACATAAAGAAAATTTTATTTGGCTTAGAACCTTCCGAAATTGCTAAAATTCTAGAAGAGAGAAGCACAATGCTGCAGTCGGTTCGTGAAGGAGTGATAGCTGTTGATAAAGAAGGTAATATTACACTTGCTAATCGCTCTGCACGTCGCTTATTTGTTAAAGCAGGATTAGCACCAGAGCCAATCGGTTTGTCTATTCGAGAATATATGCCCTCCTCCAGGTTGGATGACGTTTTGTCTACTGGGGAATCTCATTATGATGAAGAGCAAGTCATAAATGGAGTAGCCATTGTGGTTAATAGGGTTCCGCTAGTGGTAAATGAAGAGATTGTAGGGGCACTTTCTACGTTTCGGGATAAAACAGAAGTTAATATCTTAGCAGAACAGCTAACAGGTGTTAAAATGTATGTGGAAGCGCTTCGAGCGCAATCACATGAATTTATGAATAAACTTCATGTGATTTTAGGAATGGTGCAGATGAATTATTATGATGAACTAAAAACGTATATTCATCAGCTTATCAATCACCGTCTCGATGAATCTAGTTCAGTGACTAAATCTATTAAAGATCATGCGTTGGCAGGGTTTCTGATGGGCAAAATGAGTTATGCTAGAGAAGAAAGCGTAGAACTGACGTTTTCTGCTGATGAAGTTATTCCAGAACCTTCAGATCCACACGTTACTCATCATCTTATTACCATTATTGGGAATTTAATTGATAATGCAATTGATTCAGTTTGTCATCAAGCCTCTAAAAAAGTGTCCGTTATGCTTGTGTATAAAAACAATAAACTTACGATTCAAGTTATGGATACAGGCTGCGGCATTCCTTCCGATATAATGAATCAGATTTTCAAGAAAGGCTTTTCTACAAAAGGAACGAGCAGAGGGTTTGGGTTGCATTTAGTGAAGCAAACGATTGATGAACTAGGCGGCCAAATCGTCATTGACTCATTTATAAATAGCGGTACCACATTCTATATTGATATTCCGTACGAAACAAGGAGAGATCAAGTTGATTAA